Sequence from the Bryobacteraceae bacterium genome:
GGCTCTTGTCGTCGTAGACCCGCCAGTATTGCTCCGTGAAAATAGGAACCTTCAGCGGATCGCGGGTGAGCATCTCGAGCTGGAACAGCATCTTCGGATTCCGCTTCTGCAGCATCGCGACGATCATCGGCAGGTCGTTGTGGCCTTCGCCCAGAGGCACTTCGGAAAGCAGAATACCGTCGTCGTAGAACTCAGCCCCGATATCTTTGAAGCTCACGAAGATCGTGTAGGGCGCGAGCGTTTCGATGGTTTGCATCGGCGACTCGATCAGCGACACGTTGTTCACCATGTCGAGACAGACGCCCACCCACTCGCTGCCAGTGGATTTCACCCAGTCGACGAGTTCCTGGCTCCGCCAGCCCTTGTGGTTCTCAATCGCAAGGGGCATCTTGTACTTGCGCAGGATCGGCTCGGCGCGCCGCACGGCGGCCTTGCAGGTGGCGTCGAAATCGTGGAACTCGGCGGCGTTCTTGAACTGCTCGTAGCGGCGGCCGGAGAAGGGATCGTGCACGCAGACAACGCGGCCGTCCATTTCGGCGCAGGCTTTCACTGCCGCTTCGTACTTGGGAAGAGCATCGTCGCTGCGCGGCGTGCGGAGGCCGACGGTGAGCCGCATATCGTACTTGTTGATCTGGTCGCGGAGGGCCTTCACCGAAGCCGGGTCGAGGTCCGCGGGAAGAGACGTGTGAGCGCCGC
This genomic interval carries:
- a CDS encoding TIM barrel protein — its product is MITRRHVLQTAAAVAAMPAASAAGGKVLRNMGSAGPGLTARIRATRAAGKEWDIVEYCHEKGLGGAHTSLPADLDPASVKALRDQINKYDMRLTVGLRTPRSDDALPKYEAAVKACAEMDGRVVCVHDPFSGRRYEQFKNAAEFHDFDATCKAAVRRAEPILRKYKMPLAIENHKGWRSQELVDWVKSTGSEWVGVCLDMVNNVSLIESPMQTIETLAPYTIFVSFKDIGAEFYDDGILLSEVPLGEGHNDLPMIVAMLQKRNPKMLFQLEMLTRDPLKVPIFTEQYWRVYDDKSPVPPRDLAMLVHWIRTHPPKQPLPRTSGLTPAQVLALEDDLNQRSIDWARANLPALA